The Leishmania infantum JPCM5 genome chromosome 19 region TgcacgtgtgtatgtatgcgtgtacgCATTCTCTTTTTCTACGTCTCTTTGCGCGATTCCTGGTGACGGAGGTACATCGCACACGGGGTGGTATCTCAGGACCCAgtgccctccctccgcgggaaagcgaagcagcacccttcccactccccctctctctcctatCCCTGCCAGCTGCAGAGCCGCTACTGCTATGTCGGCGCTTAGGCCGTGGGTGGGAGCTGCATTggagccgccggcgcctgtGAACACAtttgtgccatccatgtgatgggcgaagtgtCCGCGTGACTCCAACCCATCTCACCCGGAccctcacactgcccactggtgtgggggAGCTTGAGCCCCTCTGAGGGGGCCGCACCGCGTGGCGACCACCACAATGgaagcggctgtgaggcgatCTGCGGAGCAGAGTGTGGGTAGAGTGTGAGGCAGGCGCTGTGCTCTGATAACTGGGTCGGCATATTGCTCTGACGTGTGTCTCCTGCTGCCTCGTACCACGCGGAaggggcctgtgacaggggCCGGGTGGTGCGGAGTGGCGTGAGCCCTCACGTCGCATGGCAGAGAGCGATGAACACACATGGCGAAGACGTCTTTTTCGCGACTGTCGATGCATCACGAGAAAGGAGCCCTTTTACAAAGGGGAAGAAATATGCTTGGCCCTTGGAttgggcgtgtgtgcgcgttcgTGTTTCATGATttccccaccgccaccaccaagaAGAACGTCGTGGGTGTTTCCCACATGGCAGAGCATATGTTTACGCTGTCGGTTGCTAtgattgtgtgtgtgttaaAGATGCATAAGCTCTCACAGAGTTGTttgttctttgtttttttcccatgtctttttttttctctcgtaGTACGCTACGCCTTGTCTTGACCCGTTCGCCATCTTGGATGTggtttgtgcgtgtgcgccccaTGACGTCATTATAGGATACGGTTCATGCGACCTCCTCATTGTTGCCAGCTGTGGGCATAACCTTAGAcgctcttctcttctctctcctgccctcctcctctccattGCCCTGTTAACCGAGCAAGAGATCTGAGCTGGAtgcggagaggcagagagagagaggtgtgtggtgtgtgtgtgtgtgtggtgtgtggtggcacgtgcgtgtgttgcaTATTTGTCGGTGTTGGTGTTATGttgtttgttgttgtttggaCGGTGTTGTGGTACGTACAAAGCGCATGCGGGTGGTGTGCGCGGGCtcaaagaaaaaggcgggagggagcgagggagCGGCATCACACAACTGCTCCGAGAGCACAGCTGTGGCGCGTGGCATTGTGCAGGCGGCTCTTCCTCAGATGtcagagacacacgcacacgcaatcGAAAGCAACTTGTACGCTCCTTACACGAGTTTTGATGAGAGAGACGGGGCAAgaggtggcagcgccgcaccacGATGGTCTCCGCTCCTGTTTctcgcttttctttgctcGCCCATTCGTCTTTCTCACCACCTTTCCTCAACGATCTTTGAGCTTCTCTCCAGCACCGTCAACTGCGATCCCCCCATACTGCCCTCGCTGTTCTGAGCACGCCATAACCCCATTGCGTcagtcgtcgtcgtggagGAACCCCTTGCCCAACCAACATACAAAACGCTATCGCCAACGCCCTCACTACTGTGACATAGATAGGGTTTGCCCTGTATGgatctccctccctctctcaaTCGGCTGCCACCGTTGTTCTTCTGGCTGTTGTTTTACTCGTGTTATTTTCTGCTTCTTCTTGCCTGTTAGACGAAACCAACccttctcgccctccctcgcgcccctcccctccctccatcctTCGTCCCTACTCACCCCACCGCTTTCTTTTTTAATTGTTGTTTGTCGTTCTGTTCGtgcctttccttcttttccattcgcgtgtgtgtgtgtgtgggggggggggggaggacaCCAGCGCACGCATCTCAAAGCAGACATACGCGCATACACGCAAACCATCCGTCATGGCTTCCTCCACCGAACTCATGCCGCACTCCGAGCGCGATGGCTCCGAAGGTAGTGTACCGTATCCTCATCGTGTTGGGGAGACTCTCGTTTTGGAGCTCAACACGCTTTGCCGGCTGCGCGACTTCTACGAGCAGCACACCTTCGATACACAAGGGCCGTATGCAGACTTGTTTGCGGTTCTCCTCTCATCATGCAAGCACGTGATCGATATCAACGTGGAACTCGTTCACCACATCAAGGCTCAGCAAGaccaacagcggcggcagcaggtCGCCTGTGATGTTCTCTGTCGTGaagcggcactgcagcgtgCTGACATCAAACACCTTCGCGCCGCCCTGGAGCATCTGTCTGCGCGCAGAGCAAGTGGAGAAGCATCCGTGGTCAAGTGCGAAGATGATGATACTGGGCTTGGCAACGGCTCAGCAGCCTCGTCGCATGCTTCGCCGAAAAACGAAGCAGCTACAGCAGAGTGTTGCCAGCACGTTTCCCAAAGAAGCCCCGCGGCGTCCctggcaccgcagcgcagtaCAGGTgccgcctccccttcctcggCTGCAGTCGGCCTTGAGCGATCATCGTTGTCTACAGCATCAGCTTCTCTTGTAGGGCCCGTTTCGCAAGCGCACGCCACCGTGACCTTTGCCCCCACAGAAGCCCCAGCACAGCCAATCAACTCGCTGACGCACTCCTCGCCTTCTGACCACGCCTGCGGGGGCGCATGGGCAGCAGAGATGGTGCGCCGCACGGACGCCATGCAGGGCAGCTCGGCTACCGTACTCGTGGATGGCCAGTTGTCTTCCGTGCGACTCGATGAAGAGCagcggaagcagcagcagtcctCTACTGCCTTGTTTGCGCCCTCTGAAGCAAGGAAGCACCACGCCGAGGACGCCGTTGAGAGCCACCTTGAGCACTTGACGCGTCACTTTGCTGCGGTGGACCCGCGCGTGCACAAACAGCGGCGAatgtggggggaggaggaggacgttGGCAGCAGGAGTCCGTCATCATCACCAGTAGCGGCTTCGGGAACGGCAGGCGAGAGTGAATTTCCTCATTCATGTACGACTGTGGCTGGTCATGCTCGGTCAAACCCCCAGGAGTCCAGTCAACGCCAAGGAACCTCTGTCGCCTCGCCTGTCGGCACTTGGACACCACCGGCGGTACTTGTGCGTTGGCTCGACAGTCGGCTCCGTCGATGGAAAGCGGAGTGGAAAAGAGTGCTTGAAGACGTGCAGGACGCGCTTCTCCTTGATGCTACCGTCGATGCTCAGACGTTGCGTCCGATTGCACATGCAGCAGGTCAGCAGGAGGCACATGTGAACCTAGGGACTGCCCACGAAAGAGCCTCCGAGAGCAacggaggcgctgaagcggTCATGACTCCAAGCTGCCGTGGCGACCTTGTGTGTGTCATCCGAGCTCTTCTTTCTTCTCACGGCACGGAGCTGTACAAGCAAATCGTCGCCGAATCCACCCGACAAGTCCAACGCACCGATGAAGAACTGCATGATTTGCGCTCCAGGCTGGAGGCACTCGAGGTATACGCGCCGCATCGCTACGCCGTCACTGCccgaccgccgctgcttggAGTGGAGCTAGAGGACGTGCTCGAGCCGCGCATCGgagtgcggctgcgcacggTGTACCATCACTACCTCGCCGACCGCGCTGGACTCAGCGTGGGCGAtgtcctcgtcggcgtcggccaCCAATCCATccagacacgcgcgcagctaCACGTCGTGCTGGGGGAGCTGACCCGTGACTACAATGCGCAGTGCCACATACAGATCGAGGAAGGCTTCATGCGGAGTTTTGCCCTCGGTGATCAGTGCTGCGTCAGGGACGGCCACTGCGTTGAGTGCCATTCACCTTATCGCGAGGCAACGGTAGAAAGAAAAGGCAATGACTATGGACTTGGCCAAGAACTTCAACGCGCCCGTtcagaagcagcggcagcggttgcTGGAGGCACTATCCCTAGCGACGCACGTTCGTCAGCTCGATGGATGTATATGCACTCGTCGCTTAAAGGCCGTGCAGCTATGGCAGGctcgtctgccgccgcctcgcccttcctctccacATTCCACAGTGCCGCCCAGCACAAGGAAAAGCTAGCCCAATATCTGCCCTACTTCGAACTGTGCCTTCACGTTGTGCGTGACGGTCGATTGCGTGACGTGACACTTCTGATTCCGCCATGGGAAGCTCTTCGATCGGCGGCGTACTAAGGTGgctgccgtcctcctcctcccaccccccccccctgctgACTCTCCCGAGCGCGTATGTGGTAGCGAGGtggcgagcaggcgcaccgGTGCGCGCCCTCGTGAGTGCTTTTCTTTCGAGTCAAGATACAGCGCTGTTCGTTAAAATCGGTGAAGCATCCGCCACCCGCTTCTGAGAGTGCCACCCGCATCAGAAGACGGGGGAGAAAGGTGCCTCGTCAGCGAAACTCTCTCCCTGCTGCTCCGGTGCACCGCATTCGCCGAGGCTGGCGTTGGCGCCACAATAGACACAGGTGGAAGCACttacacatgcacacacacacacacacctccttAAAACGCAAAATTAAAACAGGAAAACGAGAGCCATCACTCGGCATGTGTAGGACCTGTCTTTATCATCTTGTTGCTCTGCAAATGCGCATCAAGACAGCGAGGAGCGCGCTTGCGGCATACCCCTCAACGACCCACCCACTCACAccccttctttcccttttcttaGACCATTGAaagaagcgaagagagaCGCTCTCCGCCGCACGCCGACTCGTaccatctctccctccccttcctcctcatCTCTCCTTGAAGCGTTCCCTTTTTCGcgtctgtttttttttggggggtgGGTTTGCGTGCTTCCCCTTAACACGACATGGTGACTCTCTTCACGCGGCGCTCACTCGCGACCTGTATTGTTTGCTTCGTGTTTTCTTCTTGTGTCGTTGTTTTGTCTGCTCCTGCTCGctcaccccttcccctttaccaccgccaccaatCACGAAACGGCGACGCATCAACAGCTGTGCGTACATCCGCCGTTGCGCCTCACTTGCTCCTTCGACCGCTATCGTCCTTTCTGCCTTCACCCGCTTCTTCCAACTTCATTTCTTTGGACGCTCTTGACCGTGCACCGGCAACTACGCCAACGCATCCCCAATGCACGCTAGCACCtatcgcctccgcctctcgcACATCCCGTAATTGCCGGCATCTGTCCCACAACAATAGACGAGGATGCCGAGCACGCGATACGCGagggcctccgcctcgctcagTCCCGCACAGACGTCTGTCCGTACCTTGGCTTACGGCGATGGCGGGTGAgtagcagcggcagcatggcGTGCAGATGGTGTGCAGCCTACCACTCCGCTAGTGTGGTGGaaccgccacccctcccctgcctGTGTTCGCTGTGAGGGCGGCATACCAGGCGCTGTGCCCGGTATGCTACGCGAGATTCGCGGGTTGCTCGAAGCccgaagcgcagcgcgctTCGCGCTGTGGTCTTGCGCGCAGTGATGCGGCTACGCGCACATCTGCctcgcgctgcatgcgcttcCCCTGTCGCGTGTCTAtggctgcccccccctcccccctgtgTGCCCCTTCACAACGGCAAGCCGTGAGCTCGCtgtgcgcagacacacgcttACGCGCGGGTTCAGGAGAGGGTGGAAtgcccccgccgccacagacgcacagcagcgagccGCACGgacagcaacgccgtccgGAAACAGGCCCCAGGGCCCGAAAATGCGAGCGCTGTGTGCACCTGCGGTCAAGCACAGCACGCATAGACGGTGTATGACATCCAAGAAGGCATGCAGAGGTCAGAGGAGCACGAGTGATGGACGGGAAAGGCgcgaagagacgcacacCGGTCAGCGCCAcagtgcatgtgcgcggcaTATGCCGCATCTCCTACATCCGGCCGGGTGGGCTGATGCGGCACGGACGCCGGCAGCATGACGGGGGACACCCCGAGTTGCACCACCGACCCCACCAGGCCCCCATGCGGAGAGTCTCCACACCACGTtacggcgcgcagcggcctGAGGCGAGTCAGGGCGATGCACGGCACACAGGCCGGGTGCAGGGCCTCAGGGGGCCCTGGCCTGACTCTGGCCAACTTGCGGCTGgagctcatccggcatgcacctgcagtgcccctccccctaccaCCCGCAccacagacgccgccgcctccgccctcgagcagggcCGTGGACGCGGGCCGCTTCGGATCGATGGACGCCGTCCAGCCAAGCGCGTCCGCGCcgatcgcgcagcgcgcatgCGTAGAAGAGACGAGGAAGGACGAGGGGAGCCCGCCAGACGCGTGCCCCCGACTCGACGGCAGAGCGGCTCGTCCTCGCGGACAGGAGCctcgccgtggtgcagcagaggcgggtCAAGTGGTGTtgttgtgtgcgtatgcgtttGTTGGCTTGCTTCTGGTAGAATGGACacgctgaaaaaaaaaggagaaccTGCCATACTCCCTCTGCTGGCAGGGAGGCATTGcagtgcgtggtatctcAGGGCCCAGTGCATTCACATTATTCCACAGGGGGGGGtggccgagcagccccctcccgctATCCCCTTTCCTGCCAGCTGCagagccgcttctgctggtgacagggccatCCCCCCTACGTCGTAGGGGggggtcagagcgatgcatcgctgttgatgtcggcggtcgaggccctggatggcgttgcatCGGAGccacctgcgacagcgaacgcgtctgtgccatccgcctgatgggcgaagtgtcggcgtgactcgagcgcatATCAGACGGTCCTCGCTGCctactggtgtggggagcgtgagccaccccgagggTCGCACGAGGTGGTGACCGGCACCATGGGCAtggctgtgaggcgacctgcgaggaggctgggggggggggaggagctcgaggcaggggccgaGCTCAGAtgactgggtcggcgcattgctgtagcgcgcgcctgcggctTCTTCGCACCACGTGGGTGgggcctgcggctggccggTGGTAGAGTGTGAAGTTTGACCGGTCGGCGCATGGCAGAGAAAAGGACACATCGAAGCAAAGCAAGAATCCTGACCCAGCGGCCCAATTCAGCGCGTAGACATCTGCTCATGCGACGTGAATCCGGTTCTTCTTCTCCCCCGTCTTATGTTTTGTGCAtgcatgtttgtgtgtgccgccgccccccccccacctcccccacacacccctcCCGGCGTTATAGTGCtcgtccctctctcactcttgCAGGCGATCACAGCGCACGCAATATCATCAAGAGACCAGAGAGGGGGAGCAGCGTTCTTTGGATACCACCCTGCAGCTGTCCTTGTCACCCCTAGCACGGACGGCTGAGCACTCACACACatagacgcacacgccgtcTCTCTTTTACCCTGCCCGTGTAGTGTTTTCTCTAGCATTTTCTTCATTATTCTGGCTGCCAACGACCGCCTCCGGCGACTGTTTCATCCTcggtgtgtgtttgtgttgtgtgtgtgtgtctctatGGGGAgagtgtgggtgtgtgggtaTGCTTGACCCTCGGAGGGTAACAATACGCCTTCAtccgcacacgcagcacgaCAGTGTCGCGCAAGCTTCCTTTTCTCCTTCATTCTTTATCGCCCTCGCGTTGCCGTAGTGGAGTGGATGCGCCGCTTTTTTGCAATGAAACCCTCTGCAGTCGCCAAAaccaccactgccggcggcaccgccgcccaactgcacgcacacagccacCGCCATGGCGGCCATGCCCACGCGcacagccacggcagcaTTGAGAAGGGTATTTCAGGCAAGTACTTGCGTCAGTGCCAGGTGGCCACCTTGGCTGGTGGGGCCACAAACGTGTTCTTCTGCGTTACGAAGCTGTGGATCGGCTCTGCTGGTGGCTCCGTTGCTCTCGTCGCCGATGGTTTCCATTCCCTCACAGACATTCTCGCAGACATCATCTCCTACGTCGCCATCTCGCTTTCCCGCAAGAAGCTACCGCGCTGCCGGTTCCCGCTAGGCATCGGCCGCCTCGAAACCTCCGGCGCTGTCATTGTGGCGGCAATTCTCTTCTTCGGTGGTGTGGCTCTCCTTGTGCAGTCGCTCGAGCAGTGCTTCGCTGATGTGGCAAGTCTGCTcgagacagcggcgccgacgggtGGCAttgctgccgccctcgcgcTCGGCGCCCGCCGTGCGATGGCCGCGTTGAGGGGCAACTCCACGTCGGCAGGGTCCCCAGCAGGGCACGTCCACGCACACGGATCGCACGATCACAGCCACGAGGAAAAccacggtggtggcgatCACCAAGGCCACAGTCACTTTCAGGTGATGACGTACGACGAGGACATTGGGAAGCAGGTGATTCTGTGGACCATGGTCGGCGTCGCTACGGCATCGGTGGTTTGTAAAGAGCTCCTGTTCCGGTGGACGCGACGTGTCGGGCTGCGCGCGGGATCGCGTGTCGTGGTGGCCAACGCgtaccaccaccgcgcggATGCGTGGAGCGGGGGGGTGTCACTGCTTGGTGTAGCTGGGCAGGTGATGGGTCTGCCTGGCGTGGACGGACTTGCTGGTCTTGCCGTGTCGCTATCCATCTGCAAAATCGGCTACGGTATTTTCAAGGACTCTGTTCTTGAGTTTTTCGACTACCAgaacgccgaggaggtcAGTGCCATTCGAGATCAGCTGCAAAGGTTTAACCTCTGCATCGTGCGTGGGGTGGATGTGGTGCCCAACCACAAGTGCCAGAAtgcggtgaaggcggcggcctcggGAACAGAAGCTTCGTCAACGAGCtctcccgccaccgcctcgagCTCCGATGATGACGAAACCGTTCACCGCAAGAAGATGCACTTCATCAACGTGTTTCTCGTGCGCCACGGCCACCAGTACGCCGTGCACGTCACGCTGCTCGTCTACGAGAGCGTCTCTGCGCAGCAAATCAAGGAAGCAGCGGACCTGATCACGGCGCTGGCCCGTCGCAGTCTGCCGGTACAGGACACCTTTACGACCCTACTCGTCTGCAGCAACTACACTGAGTCACGAGAAGTATCCCTCGGTGGCTGCAATGATAATGAAGGAGTtgacgaggagggcgcagCCGCCATATcgagcggcgccactgcggccAACTGCCATGGCCATTCGCGCGCAGGGTGCAGTGGCTCGTTCTCACGAGCACACGGTAGCGAGGATAGTGCTACTTCGACTCCGCCGATCGCTGCCACAGGTGCCATCATCAACCCGTCGCTCGAGCGGTGCATCGCGTCCCTGCAGGAGTTCCACACGTTCACGGCGCCGATTCGCTACAGCTGGGAGGAGCGCACCATCACTGCCCCATCGTCGGAGTCGTGCGAGTGCGAGCGCGACATCAACTCCGTTGCTGAAATGTTCAAGTGCCGCCTCATCAGCGGCGAGATCGCTTCTGCCAAGAAGACCGCCGCAGACTCGGCGAAGCGGAGCGGCCACAGTTGCTCTCACGGCGCACAGGCCGACCATTCGCATTAAGCTGGCGTATGAGACGTTAGTTGCTtgtgtgttgttgtttcttcCTGTCTTGCGGAGGGCGGTGTTTGAGCTCGGCCGCCGCTCTTCCTgcatccgcctcctcttgGGATATCACTTAACTCAGCGGGAAGCAGAGCTGAAAGCGTGTGCCGTATCGTCTTCTTTTAtcctccaccctcctcttccccttttgTGGAGCAGAATAGGGCAAGCTGCCCGTTCCCAGACAACAacaatgtgtgtgtgtgtgtgtctattGTTTAGCAGTgatagtggtggtggtggcagatGACTCCTCCTTGCGGCGAGTTACAATGCCACATCTTGGAGCCCAACAAGCACAGTTGACGAGGCGGAAATATCGGAGGGTTGAGGAGCAGATATCGGATTGGGACGCGCATCTATCAGGCCGTCGCCGCTTATAAGTGCCCTCCCTTATATGTTGTcgtatgcatatatatataaaggAAGATTTATGCAAAACATCGAAAACGACTCTTTTGCCCGTATTGTATTGCGGCTCTGTGTGGCGCACCCATGAAACCACTTCTCCgagtgcagcgccgtcatccGCGGCGTGTGAAGTGAGTtgtcccctccccactccaTAATCTCCCCTTTGCGCTCGTCTTCGCGGGgctttctctcccttccaCTCTGATTCAGATGAGAAGTGCGGGCATGAGGGGATAAGAGAGCTTCTCGCTGACCTACGGCTTCAAGGAGGGCACTTGCGTATCCCCTTCCCCACGTAAaagtgtgtatgtatgtgcgtatgcgtgtgtggagaTGCGCAggttctctctctgcatgtGTTTCTCTGCTTTTCTCCTCCGAGCCACCCTGCACAAACCctactctctctcccttgcaTCCCTTGTTCACTTGAGCTGGAGAACAGTCTTCTCCGTCTGTTCATCAACCATTCTCTCCTTCTGAagcctgtctgtctctctctgcgcggaGGTGCACACAGCAGTGTCGTGCCCCACCCCAGTCTCCTGTGCTCTGCTCTGATACGCGCTTTACCGTGCGCACGGCTCATTTTCGACCCCTTTCTCTGTCGTAGCACCATGGACGATGACTACGCTTTCTTCGAATCCGACAACTTagtcgaggaggagctgcctGTCATCGGTGCTTTTCCCGACCCCGTTGCCGAGtttggcggcgtcgtcgggcCCACCGGTGCAATCGGCGATTCGGCTCTGACAGCGGACGGCcatctcgctgctgccgcggccacgctgcccggcggcgacgacgctgctgccaaCCTGGACGTTGACGAGCTCCCTCCACCCATCAAGAACGTGCAAGAGTTCCTGCCGAATGTTCACCCGGATGCCTTCCCTGTTGTCGTAGCCGTGCAGGCCCAGGCCAGTATTCCGGTCGGCATTAACCTCGCTGAACTTAGCTGTGCCACACGCAATGTGGAGTACATGCCGAACAACCGAATTCCATCTGCGACGATGCGGCTGCATGAACCGACTGCCGTAGTCATGATGCACAACTCAGGGGCTCTCAGCATCATTGGCGCAGCTAGCGTCAGTGAGGCGCGccaggcggcggagctggcagCCCGTATCATCCGCAAAGCGCTCAACCTCAACTTCTCATCCCTCAAGTTCCGCGTCCGCTCCATCGCGGCGCGCTTCAACGTGTGCAGCCCGATTCGTCTCGACAAGCTCGCCGCCTACCAACTAGACCCCGCCATGTCGATCGGGGTGGCGAAGCTGCAGGTCAGCTACGAGCCAGAGCGCTTCAACGGCTGCGTGCTTCGCCTCGTGGGCAAGTCCTCGCGCGGCGACAACCAGTGGAGTgtgagctgcagcgtgtTTGTGACCGGCAAGGTGCAGCTGATGGGCGCCCGCAGCATGGATGAACTGCGTTTTGCCTTCAATGCCTTTGTGCCTATCATTGCCAAGAATTTGGACGAGCGAAAGACTGCCTAGTGGTCCGTGCGGAGGATTACGTGTGTCTCTTAACGTACCCCGTGGGTGACGCGTGATCACTGGTATTTTTTTGTTTCGATCAACTGCTGCTCTACTGCCTTCATGGTGAAGAAAATGACGAAAGGAGAAAGAAGGGGAACACTGAGCCATCGCGCTGCTCGCCACGTcgttcacacacacacacacacacacacacatacacctgTTTCTTGATTCTGCGCGTCTGGTGGccgcccttcctctcctccacttTGCCGAGGGCTGTTCCGGGACGTCGGTGCGTGACGCCGCTACCCGTATTACGGCCCCCCTTTCCTACACTGGAGACCCCGTCTTTAAGAGCGTATacacacaaaagaaaacaaagtCGCATGTGCGAGCCAGCTGggtctctctcacacacacgcacacaccacctctgggggggggggcaggagGGAGGTGTGAAGAGGGATGGGGGAGTCACAGAGATAAAAAGGGAacatgcagcagcactcgTTCACCTCCCTCGTCGATTCCCAGACCAGCCAAGCGCCGCGTTCGCTCTTTTTACTCAATGCCAGCATGACGGTTCAACGGCATCACtcaggcgcacgcgcccatGGAAAGAAGGAGATAGATTGGCATGGCTGCCTCTCCTCGCTTCCCCTCTCTGCGCCTTTCTCTGcactcctctctctcctgcaaAATCTGTCTTGGGAATCACTACACGTGCACAAGCGTGTACACATCCGTACCCGGCTCACCttgcccacccacccacccacccccagCACAAGCATTATCATCGCAACAACACCACGTGGGCATCTCACCCACCCTACGCAACACCTTtctgctttttctttcttcatCTTACTCTATATCACGATGTCTGACTGGGAGACGATCGCGAAGGAATCGGAGGAGGTGCTTGCGAAGCCGGATATCAAGGGCTGCCACGAGATCCTGATgaaggcgtacgagggcggCAACCAACACCCCGAGATTCTCTGGCGCCTCGGTCGCTCCTACTACGAGATGGCGAACGAGAGCACCGATCCGGCGGTGCGGGAGCCCTACCTGAAGGAAGGCATGGAGCTATGCAAGAAGTCCGTGGAGGCGGACCCGAACAACTTCGCCTCGCACAAGTGGCTCGGTATTCTCATTTCCGATCAGAAGGTTGGCAACAAGGAGAAGATCGCGAACGCGTATGTCATCCGCGACCACTTCCTgaaggcggtggagctgAACCCCAACGACGCCACCTCGCTGCACTGTATGGGCAACTGGTGCTTCAAGATCCTGCAAATTGGGTGGTTGGAgcgcaaggcggcggcgctgattCTTGGCGAGCCTCCGAGCTCCACCTACGAGGAGTGCCTCGGCTACCTTCTCCGTTCTGCGGAAGCAGGGAACACGATTCACAACTCCACGATGATCGGCGACGCGTACGCGCAGCAGAGCATGCACGATGAGGCTCGCAAGTGGTACCAGAAGGCGATCGACATGCCTGCCTACACGGAGCTACAGAAGCGTAACCACGACGTCGCTGTTGCCAAGATGAAGAAACTCTAAAACAAGGAAGAGGTATGATGCGGTCAGGTAGGATGAAGAAACGAATGCTGCTAAGAGAGAGGGGTACGTGCGATCCTTCCGAGAGCGACGAATTTGGTGATAGTGAGCGGGCAGATCATCAAATGGAAAGAAGGGTCTCCATAGCGTGTGGCCCCTTGTTGGCATCAACGTCTCTCAGCGAAGGAAAGGGTGTGACAGCAAAGGCGGCGTCATCAGCAAGTGCACGAAGTcaacatacgcacacgcataca contains the following coding sequences:
- a CDS encoding transcription initiation factor-like protein (TFIID-like protein), which codes for MDDDYAFFESDNLVEEELPVIGAFPDPVAEFGGVVGPTGAIGDSALTADGHLAAAAATLPGGDDAAANLDVDELPPPIKNVQEFLPNVHPDAFPVVVAVQAQASIPVGINLAELSCATRNVEYMPNNRIPSATMRLHEPTAVVMMHNSGALSIIGAASVSEARQAAELAARIIRKALNLNFSSLKFRVRSIAARFNVCSPIRLDKLAAYQLDPAMSIGVAKLQVSYEPERFNGCVLRLVGKSSRGDNQWSVSCSVFVTGKVQLMGARSMDELRFAFNAFVPIIAKNLDERKTA
- a CDS encoding putative cation transporter produces the protein MKPSAVAKTTTAGGTAAQLHAHSHRHGGHAHAHSHGSIEKGISGKYLRQCQVATLAGGATNVFFCVTKLWIGSAGGSVALVADGFHSLTDILADIISYVAISLSRKKLPRCRFPLGIGRLETSGAVIVAAILFFGGVALLVQSLEQCFADVASLLETAAPTGGIAAALALGARRAMAALRGNSTSAGSPAGHVHAHGSHDHSHEENHGGGDHQGHSHFQVMTYDEDIGKQVILWTMVGVATASVVCKELLFRWTRRVGLRAGSRVVVANAYHHRADAWSGGVSLLGVAGQVMGLPGVDGLAGLAVSLSICKIGYGIFKDSVLEFFDYQNAEEVSAIRDQLQRFNLCIVRGVDVVPNHKCQNAVKAAASGTEASSTSSPATASSSDDDETVHRKKMHFINVFLVRHGHQYAVHVTLLVYESVSAQQIKEAADLITALARRSLPVQDTFTTLLVCSNYTESREVSLGGCNDNEGVDEEGAAAISSGATAANCHGHSRAGCSGSFSRAHGSEDSATSTPPIAATGAIINPSLERCIASLQEFHTFTAPIRYSWEERTITAPSSESCECERDINSVAEMFKCRLISGEIASAKKTAADSAKRSGHSCSHGAQADHSH